Proteins found in one Arthrobacter pascens genomic segment:
- the pntB gene encoding Re/Si-specific NAD(P)(+) transhydrogenase subunit beta, whose product MSAATEPAAEIISRSLTVSDTVSGPLTADSIAGAAYIVAALLFILSLAGLSKHEKARAGVVYGIAGMVIALAATVWLTLQEASDTGQSLTGLVLLLAAVLVGGAIGLWRARVVEMTGMPELIALLHSFVGLAAVLVGWNGHLEAPGLSADLTAIHHAEVFIGVFIGAVTFTGSIVAFLKLSARMKSSPLMLPGKNAINLGALAAFIALTVWYVNDSQLWLLVVVTVLALGLGWHLVASIGGGDMPVVVSMLNSYSGWAAAAAGFLLNNDLLIITGALVGSSGAYLSYIMCKAMNRSFISVIAGGFGIAAPSAANAEYGEHREITAQATADMLTNASSVVITPGYGMAVARAQYPVAELAHQLRERGVDVRFGIHPVAGRLPGHMNVLLAEAKVPYDIVLEMDEINEDLGDTSVVLVIGANDTVNPSAAEDPSSPIAGMPVLRVWEADNVIVFKRSMAAGYAGVQNPLFFRDNSQMLFGDAKQRVEDILRAF is encoded by the coding sequence ATGAGCGCCGCCACCGAACCAGCAGCAGAAATTATATCGAGGAGCCTTACCGTGTCTGACACCGTCTCCGGTCCGTTGACCGCCGACTCCATCGCCGGCGCCGCCTATATCGTCGCGGCCCTGCTGTTTATCCTTAGCCTCGCCGGGCTGAGCAAACACGAGAAAGCCCGTGCCGGGGTCGTCTACGGCATCGCCGGGATGGTCATCGCCCTCGCCGCAACAGTCTGGCTGACCCTTCAGGAAGCTTCGGACACCGGCCAAAGCCTGACAGGTTTGGTCCTGCTCCTGGCGGCGGTGCTGGTTGGCGGGGCCATCGGACTCTGGCGCGCACGGGTCGTGGAAATGACCGGGATGCCCGAGCTGATCGCGCTGCTGCACAGCTTCGTGGGTCTCGCCGCGGTCTTGGTCGGTTGGAACGGGCACCTCGAAGCCCCCGGGTTGTCTGCGGACCTGACGGCAATCCACCACGCCGAGGTGTTTATCGGCGTGTTCATCGGCGCAGTCACCTTCACTGGCTCGATCGTGGCGTTCCTGAAACTCTCGGCCCGGATGAAGTCCTCACCGCTGATGCTGCCTGGCAAAAACGCGATCAACCTTGGCGCACTCGCCGCGTTCATCGCCCTGACCGTCTGGTACGTCAACGACTCCCAGCTCTGGCTCCTGGTTGTCGTCACCGTTCTGGCCCTCGGGTTGGGCTGGCATCTGGTTGCCTCCATCGGCGGGGGCGACATGCCCGTCGTTGTGTCCATGCTCAACAGCTACTCCGGCTGGGCCGCCGCAGCCGCGGGCTTCCTGCTCAACAACGATCTGCTGATCATCACCGGCGCCCTGGTCGGCTCTTCCGGCGCTTACCTGTCCTACATCATGTGCAAAGCCATGAACCGGTCCTTCATCTCTGTCATCGCCGGCGGCTTTGGCATCGCCGCCCCCAGCGCTGCCAACGCAGAGTACGGTGAGCACCGCGAAATCACTGCCCAGGCAACCGCGGACATGCTCACCAACGCCTCCAGTGTCGTCATCACCCCCGGTTACGGCATGGCCGTGGCCCGGGCGCAGTACCCCGTCGCCGAGCTCGCCCATCAGCTCCGCGAACGCGGCGTGGACGTCAGGTTCGGCATCCACCCCGTCGCCGGCCGCCTGCCCGGGCACATGAACGTGCTCCTCGCCGAAGCCAAAGTCCCCTACGACATCGTCCTCGAAATGGACGAAATCAACGAAGACCTCGGCGACACTTCGGTAGTCCTCGTCATCGGCGCCAACGACACCGTCAACCCCTCCGCCGCCGAAGACCCGTCCAGCCCCATCGCCGGCATGCCAGTACTCCGCGTCTGGGAAGCCGACAACGTCATCGTCTTCAAACGATCCATGGCCGCCGGCTACGCCGGCGTCCAAAACCCCCTGTTCTTCCGCGACAACTCCCAAATGCTCTTCGGCGACGCCAAACAACGCGTCGAAGACATCCTCCGCGCCTTCTAA
- a CDS encoding Re/Si-specific NAD(P)(+) transhydrogenase subunit alpha: MTCIGIVAELGVETRVAGTPVTVRQLVELGYDVVVEKGAGESSSFPDDSYIQAGAAIVGADEAWGSEVVLRINPPTVEEIGRLADGATLIGMLSPGLRPELVEALAARPITALALDAVPRISRAQSMDVLSSMANIAGYRAVIEAAHEFGRFFTGQVTAAGKVPPAKVLVAGAGVAGLAAIGAASSLGAIVRATDPRPEVADQVKSIGGTYLKVEVEEEMKSSDGYAKATSKAYNRRAAEIYSEQAADVDIIITTALIPGRPAPKLLTAEDVAGMKPGSVIVDMAAGQGGNVEGSIAGERVVTDNGVVILGYTDLPGRLPAQASQLYGTNLVNLLKLLTPDKDGVLTIDFDDVVQRSVAVVREGEKTWPPPPVQVSAAPAAQTQATGAGASAAGTAAKKTGISPAGKAGLFAAGIAVLFGINAVAPAPLPQHFTVLMLSIVVGFYVIGKVHHALHTPLMSVTNAISGIIVVGAVLQFTSDNVVMQVLAAVAVLLASINIFGGFGVTRRMLAMFSAGKARS; the protein is encoded by the coding sequence ATGACCTGTATCGGGATCGTAGCCGAATTAGGCGTTGAAACAAGAGTGGCGGGGACTCCCGTCACGGTCAGACAACTGGTGGAGCTGGGCTACGACGTCGTGGTCGAGAAGGGCGCTGGGGAGTCATCGTCCTTCCCTGACGACTCCTACATCCAGGCAGGGGCGGCGATTGTGGGCGCCGACGAGGCTTGGGGCAGTGAAGTAGTGCTGAGAATCAATCCGCCCACGGTGGAAGAGATCGGCCGCCTGGCCGACGGGGCGACGCTGATCGGAATGCTGAGCCCGGGTCTGCGGCCGGAGCTGGTGGAGGCACTGGCGGCACGGCCGATCACGGCGCTGGCGTTGGATGCGGTGCCGCGGATCTCTCGGGCGCAGTCGATGGACGTGCTCAGTTCCATGGCGAACATCGCCGGGTACCGGGCTGTGATTGAGGCAGCACACGAATTCGGCCGGTTTTTCACCGGGCAGGTGACCGCGGCGGGCAAAGTTCCGCCGGCGAAAGTGCTGGTCGCCGGAGCCGGGGTCGCGGGTCTGGCAGCGATCGGGGCAGCGAGCAGTCTCGGTGCGATCGTGCGCGCGACGGACCCACGGCCTGAGGTCGCTGATCAGGTGAAGTCCATCGGCGGGACATATCTCAAGGTTGAGGTCGAGGAGGAGATGAAGTCCTCCGACGGGTACGCCAAGGCCACGTCCAAGGCATACAACCGTCGCGCGGCGGAGATCTACTCCGAACAGGCCGCCGATGTGGACATCATTATCACCACGGCCCTGATCCCGGGGCGTCCTGCGCCGAAGCTGCTCACGGCCGAAGATGTAGCCGGTATGAAGCCGGGCAGCGTGATCGTTGACATGGCCGCCGGGCAGGGCGGGAACGTGGAAGGCTCCATCGCCGGGGAACGGGTGGTCACGGACAACGGTGTGGTGATCCTGGGTTACACAGACCTTCCTGGCCGGCTACCGGCCCAGGCGTCCCAGCTGTACGGGACCAACCTGGTGAACCTGCTCAAGCTCCTGACCCCGGACAAAGACGGAGTCCTGACCATCGATTTCGACGACGTGGTCCAGCGCTCCGTGGCCGTTGTCCGGGAGGGTGAGAAGACCTGGCCGCCGCCCCCCGTTCAGGTCTCCGCCGCCCCGGCGGCCCAGACCCAAGCCACAGGTGCCGGGGCATCCGCTGCCGGTACGGCAGCGAAGAAGACCGGGATCAGCCCTGCCGGTAAGGCAGGGCTCTTCGCAGCGGGGATCGCGGTGCTGTTCGGGATCAATGCGGTGGCTCCGGCGCCGCTGCCGCAGCACTTCACAGTCCTGATGCTCTCGATCGTGGTCGGGTTCTACGTCATCGGGAAAGTCCATCACGCCCTGCACACCCCGCTGATGTCCGTGACCAACGCGATCTCCGGAATCATCGTGGTCGGCGCCGTGCTGCAGTTCACCTCGGACAACGTCGTCATGCAGGTCCTCGCCGCCGTCGCCGTGCTGCTCGCCAGCATCAACATCTTCGGCGGCTTCGGTGTCACCCGGCGGATGCTTGCGATGTTCTCGGCCGGGAAGGCACGTTCATGA
- a CDS encoding dihydrolipoamide acetyltransferase family protein, protein MAEILRMPEVLAGASEASIQTWLVSQGSMLVVDQPIAEIETEKATVELTAEFAGAVGRILVPEGDNVSVGDPIAVLLGEGEAEDAIEAALAGAGLSAAVTPKSAPQTSEPTGQPASGAEGLPPNGRVAHALPGVGDSGRRFMSPLVRRLARQHGVDLASVPGTGPGGRIVRRDLDRHLAEPDEKTQPSAAIEPPPEPRPKAPLTAPGPVSAAFEDVPLDRMRKAIARRLTESKSTVPHFYLTAHCRTDALLALRRQVNETGTRKVSINDFVIKAVAGALVDVPEANAIWIGEAIRRYSSVDISVAVATDGGLTTPVLRSVERMPLSEVSAAIADLAERGRSGRLRQHELEGGSFSVSNLGMYGTTEFTAILNPPQSGILAIGAAHPAAVVGPDGELAVGTIMSVTLSADHRVLDGAVGAQWLAAFQRRIENPLSILI, encoded by the coding sequence ATGGCTGAGATTCTGCGTATGCCGGAAGTGCTCGCGGGCGCTTCCGAAGCTTCCATCCAAACCTGGCTAGTCTCGCAAGGCTCCATGCTCGTCGTCGACCAGCCGATCGCGGAGATTGAGACGGAGAAGGCGACTGTGGAGCTGACAGCCGAGTTCGCCGGAGCTGTCGGCAGGATCCTCGTGCCGGAGGGCGACAACGTCTCAGTCGGCGATCCCATTGCCGTGCTCCTCGGCGAGGGCGAGGCCGAGGACGCCATCGAGGCGGCACTTGCGGGGGCAGGTCTATCTGCTGCCGTGACACCGAAATCCGCGCCGCAGACGTCCGAACCGACTGGGCAGCCGGCCTCCGGAGCTGAGGGCCTCCCGCCCAACGGGCGCGTCGCACATGCTCTCCCGGGCGTCGGCGACTCCGGGCGACGGTTCATGAGCCCTCTCGTGCGTCGCCTCGCGCGACAGCACGGGGTCGACTTGGCTTCGGTGCCCGGAACGGGTCCCGGCGGGCGCATCGTCCGCCGCGACCTCGATCGCCATCTCGCAGAACCAGACGAGAAGACGCAGCCGAGTGCTGCCATCGAGCCTCCCCCCGAGCCCAGGCCGAAGGCTCCACTTACCGCCCCCGGGCCGGTGTCGGCCGCATTCGAGGATGTTCCACTCGACCGGATGCGCAAGGCCATCGCGCGACGGCTCACGGAAAGCAAATCGACTGTTCCACACTTCTACCTCACGGCTCATTGCAGGACTGATGCCCTCTTGGCTCTGCGCCGTCAGGTCAACGAGACGGGAACGAGGAAGGTCTCCATCAACGACTTCGTCATCAAAGCGGTCGCAGGGGCCCTTGTTGATGTTCCCGAGGCGAATGCGATCTGGATAGGGGAGGCAATCCGCCGGTATTCGTCCGTCGACATCTCGGTTGCAGTGGCGACCGACGGGGGACTTACCACTCCAGTGCTCCGGAGCGTTGAGCGTATGCCTCTGTCGGAGGTCAGCGCCGCAATCGCCGACCTCGCTGAGCGAGGCCGTTCCGGCCGTCTCCGGCAGCACGAGCTCGAGGGAGGCAGCTTCTCGGTGTCGAACCTCGGCATGTACGGAACCACGGAGTTCACCGCTATCCTCAATCCGCCTCAGTCCGGGATCCTGGCCATCGGCGCAGCGCACCCGGCTGCTGTCGTGGGCCCGGACGGCGAGCTGGCCGTAGGGACGATCATGAGCGTGACGCTCTCCGCTGACCACCGCGTTCTGGATGGTGCCGTTGGCGCCCAGTGGCTTGCCGCCTTCCAGCGCCGCATCGAGAACCCCCTCTCAATCCTGATCTGA
- a CDS encoding aldo/keto reductase, with product MTTIPTVTLNNGVQMPQLGFGVFQVSDDDTSAAVSTALAAGYRSIDTAAIYGNEAGTGRALAESGIARNELFITSKLWIDDLGYDATLAAYETSLNNLGLDYLDLYLIHWPAPGTNLYLEAWRALEKLLLDGRIRAIGVSNFQPDHLEKIIELGGTVPVVNQVELHPALQQHDVRAFNTANGIATEAWSPLAQGALLDDPTVTGIATDHEVSPAQVILRWHLQQGRIVIPKSVTPERIRQNLDLFDFNLSADELATIDSLEKDGRTGPHPAEFNG from the coding sequence ATGACCACCATCCCCACCGTCACTCTCAATAACGGCGTCCAGATGCCGCAACTCGGCTTCGGCGTGTTCCAAGTGTCCGACGACGACACCAGCGCCGCGGTCAGCACTGCTCTCGCCGCCGGCTACCGGAGCATCGACACCGCCGCCATCTACGGCAACGAGGCCGGCACCGGCCGCGCGCTGGCAGAATCAGGGATCGCCCGCAACGAACTGTTCATCACATCCAAACTCTGGATTGATGACCTCGGATACGACGCCACCCTGGCAGCGTACGAGACCAGCCTGAACAACCTCGGCCTCGACTACCTGGATCTCTACCTCATCCACTGGCCAGCCCCGGGCACCAACCTCTACCTCGAGGCCTGGCGGGCACTTGAGAAGCTGCTCTTAGACGGACGCATAAGGGCAATCGGCGTCTCCAACTTCCAGCCCGACCACCTCGAAAAGATCATTGAACTAGGGGGAACCGTGCCGGTCGTGAACCAAGTGGAACTCCACCCTGCCCTGCAGCAGCATGATGTCAGGGCCTTCAACACCGCCAACGGCATCGCCACCGAGGCCTGGAGCCCGCTCGCGCAGGGCGCCCTCCTCGATGATCCGACCGTCACCGGAATCGCCACAGACCACGAAGTGTCACCCGCCCAGGTAATCCTCCGCTGGCACCTTCAGCAGGGACGCATAGTCATCCCCAAATCGGTCACACCCGAACGAATCCGCCAGAACCTGGACCTCTTCGACTTCAACCTATCCGCAGACGAGCTGGCAACCATAGACAGCCTCGAGAAGGACGGCCGCACCGGCCCTCACCCGGCCGAATTCAACGGGTAG
- a CDS encoding aldehyde dehydrogenase family protein, producing MGTIRSIDPANGAELAAFEEDNAAVVEHKLAMAAAAVPLLSAAGWNARAAWMRTAADLLESEIETVSMLITKEMGKPIAQSRAEVAKSAHAMRFYADNAEQFLTGRTLENPGAVNASSAGTRFDPLGVILAVMPWNYPLWQVVRFAAPALMAGNAGVLKHASNVPQSAVYIGGLFTRAGFPEGSFSSLLISSRRVADVVRDPRVTAVTLTGSEGAGRSIAATAGDALKKVVLELGGSDPFIVMPSADIDAAVETAIKARMTNNGQACINAKRFIVQADIYDEFTRKFTERMSSLVIGDPSDPATEIGPLATESGRREIIELVEDARAKGANIIAADSDNERASGWYFTPTAVTGLTPEMRLWSEEAFGPVASLYQAADLNEALKIANGLEFGLGSAFWSTDTDEIDRAVRELQAGAVFVNGMTISYPELPFGGIKRSGYGRELSMEGIREFCNLKTVWVA from the coding sequence ATGGGAACCATCCGTAGTATCGATCCGGCCAACGGCGCCGAACTCGCGGCTTTCGAAGAGGACAACGCCGCCGTCGTGGAGCACAAGCTCGCGATGGCTGCTGCTGCCGTGCCACTGCTGTCCGCCGCCGGCTGGAATGCACGGGCTGCATGGATGCGGACCGCCGCGGACCTCTTGGAATCCGAAATCGAAACGGTCTCGATGCTCATCACGAAAGAGATGGGCAAGCCCATCGCCCAGTCCCGGGCGGAGGTGGCGAAGTCGGCGCACGCGATGCGCTTCTACGCCGATAACGCCGAGCAGTTCCTCACCGGTAGGACCTTGGAGAACCCCGGTGCCGTGAATGCTTCCTCAGCGGGCACACGGTTCGACCCCCTCGGCGTCATCCTTGCCGTGATGCCGTGGAACTACCCGTTATGGCAGGTCGTCCGATTCGCCGCACCTGCCCTGATGGCCGGCAACGCAGGCGTCCTGAAGCATGCGTCGAACGTCCCACAGTCAGCGGTCTACATCGGTGGGCTCTTCACCCGGGCAGGGTTCCCTGAAGGCTCGTTCTCGAGCCTTCTCATCAGCTCTCGCAGGGTCGCGGATGTCGTTCGGGACCCGCGCGTCACGGCGGTTACTCTGACGGGATCCGAGGGAGCCGGACGTTCCATCGCAGCCACAGCAGGGGACGCGCTGAAGAAGGTTGTGCTGGAGCTGGGAGGCTCCGACCCGTTCATCGTCATGCCGTCTGCAGACATCGATGCTGCTGTCGAGACGGCCATCAAGGCCCGGATGACCAACAATGGGCAGGCGTGCATCAACGCAAAGCGCTTCATCGTGCAAGCGGACATCTACGACGAGTTCACCCGCAAGTTCACCGAGCGGATGTCCTCGCTCGTCATCGGCGACCCCAGCGATCCAGCCACCGAGATCGGGCCCCTCGCGACGGAATCCGGCCGCCGAGAAATCATCGAGCTCGTCGAGGACGCTCGCGCCAAGGGGGCAAACATCATTGCCGCCGATTCCGACAACGAGCGAGCGAGCGGCTGGTACTTCACACCGACGGCTGTGACAGGTCTGACCCCCGAGATGCGACTTTGGTCGGAGGAAGCATTCGGACCGGTAGCCTCCCTCTACCAGGCAGCAGATCTCAATGAGGCCCTGAAGATCGCCAACGGCCTCGAGTTCGGTCTGGGCTCTGCGTTCTGGAGCACCGACACCGACGAGATTGACCGTGCGGTCCGTGAACTCCAAGCAGGTGCCGTGTTCGTTAACGGAATGACCATCTCCTACCCAGAGCTGCCTTTTGGCGGCATCAAGCGATCCGGCTACGGACGGGAGCTGTCCATGGAAGGCATCCGGGAATTCTGCAACCTAAAGACCGTCTGGGTGGCATGA
- a CDS encoding helix-turn-helix domain-containing protein produces MPEENKPSPRFLTIDQVATELNIGQPLVRGLLKSGELRGFQLGGRNIWRIGTDDLQDYIDDAYRKTAERIAAGDLDETPTEEV; encoded by the coding sequence ATGCCCGAAGAGAACAAGCCATCTCCGCGTTTCCTGACCATTGATCAGGTAGCGACGGAACTGAACATCGGCCAACCCCTGGTACGCGGCCTGCTGAAGAGCGGCGAACTGCGTGGCTTTCAGTTGGGCGGAAGGAACATCTGGCGGATCGGGACCGATGATCTGCAGGATTACATCGACGACGCATACAGGAAAACGGCAGAACGAATTGCGGCTGGCGACCTTGATGAGACGCCGACCGAAGAAGTCTGA
- a CDS encoding alpha-ketoacid dehydrogenase subunit alpha/beta, which yields MPNRKQLQTGCDWVELSTTDADWDAADPVLLGTMLSELHLIRAFEESVLELAGEGLVHGPAHSSIGQEGGAVGSIVGLRSSDGVNGSHRGHHQFLAKALTHVGGGKLDPADPVTPAIQTVLQRTLAEILGLAQGYCRGRGGSMHLQWFEAGALGTNAIVGGGAPMAAGNAWSQKNSQTTDLTINYFGDGAAQIGSVLESMNLAAAWKLPVCFFIENNLYAVSTRANEITADPRFSVRGQGFGIPSWRVDGMDPLAVYLAMEEAAERMRSGEGPTVIEVEVYRFFHQNGAYPGSAFGYRTKEEEAAWLARDPLDMVARKMIERGQLDEERVDALRSRVQEAMKQAVDQLLESDPERRGKRRIRPELWPDVGFVNVGIRGDASELDQLRVMDPATTEGPRRDVKFIDAVAEVMNQRMEQDSRIVVMGEDVHRLNGGTNGATKGLAKKFGDGRILGTPISENAFVGLAGGMALDGRFRPVVEFMYPDFMWVAADQVFNQIGKARHMFGGDNPVPLVLRTKVAMGSGYGSQHLMDPAGIFSTSPGWRIVAPSTAADYIGLMNAALALQDPVLVIEHVDLYAVKDHVPAEDLDYIIPPGRAAIRRSGSELTVISYLSMVRHSLKAIEQTGVDAELIDLRWLDRASIDWDTIGASIKKTNAVLIVEEGARGTAYGGWLADEIQRRYFDWLDQPVARVTGEEASPSISRVLERAAIARTEEIVAGLEAVREGFGAR from the coding sequence ATGCCAAATAGGAAACAACTGCAGACGGGGTGCGACTGGGTCGAGCTCTCGACGACGGATGCCGACTGGGATGCCGCGGATCCGGTGTTGCTGGGCACGATGCTCAGCGAACTCCACCTGATCCGGGCTTTTGAGGAATCGGTTCTGGAGCTTGCAGGGGAGGGCCTCGTGCACGGCCCCGCCCACTCGAGCATCGGCCAGGAAGGTGGCGCGGTCGGCTCGATCGTCGGCCTGCGTTCCAGTGACGGTGTAAATGGCTCCCATCGGGGCCACCACCAGTTCCTCGCGAAGGCGCTCACGCACGTTGGAGGCGGCAAGCTCGATCCCGCCGACCCGGTGACCCCCGCGATACAGACGGTCCTTCAGCGCACGCTCGCCGAGATTCTCGGACTTGCCCAGGGCTACTGCCGCGGCCGCGGCGGATCAATGCACCTGCAGTGGTTCGAAGCGGGGGCCTTGGGCACCAACGCGATCGTAGGCGGCGGGGCCCCGATGGCAGCCGGGAATGCCTGGTCCCAGAAGAACAGCCAGACAACGGACCTGACCATCAACTACTTCGGCGACGGTGCCGCCCAGATCGGCTCCGTGCTCGAATCAATGAACCTCGCGGCCGCATGGAAGCTCCCGGTGTGCTTCTTCATCGAGAACAACCTGTACGCCGTCTCGACCAGAGCCAACGAGATCACAGCGGACCCCCGATTCTCCGTTCGCGGCCAAGGCTTCGGCATCCCATCATGGCGCGTCGACGGCATGGACCCACTCGCGGTGTACTTGGCCATGGAAGAGGCTGCTGAGCGAATGCGCTCCGGCGAAGGCCCCACCGTGATCGAGGTCGAGGTCTACCGCTTCTTCCATCAGAACGGCGCTTACCCCGGAAGCGCCTTCGGCTACCGAACGAAGGAAGAAGAGGCTGCCTGGCTGGCACGCGACCCCCTGGACATGGTGGCGCGTAAGATGATCGAGCGCGGGCAGCTGGACGAAGAGCGCGTCGACGCCCTTCGCAGCCGAGTCCAAGAGGCCATGAAGCAGGCCGTCGACCAGCTTCTGGAAAGCGACCCGGAACGCCGCGGCAAGCGCCGCATTCGTCCTGAACTCTGGCCGGATGTCGGGTTCGTGAACGTCGGGATCCGTGGCGACGCGAGCGAGCTCGACCAGCTCCGCGTGATGGACCCAGCTACGACGGAAGGCCCCCGCCGCGACGTCAAATTCATTGATGCCGTCGCCGAGGTAATGAACCAGCGCATGGAGCAGGATTCCCGGATCGTGGTCATGGGTGAGGACGTCCACCGTCTAAACGGTGGCACCAACGGGGCCACGAAGGGCCTGGCCAAGAAATTTGGCGACGGCCGCATCCTGGGCACGCCGATCAGCGAGAACGCCTTCGTCGGACTCGCCGGCGGCATGGCCCTCGATGGCCGCTTCCGGCCAGTCGTCGAGTTCATGTACCCGGACTTCATGTGGGTAGCCGCCGACCAAGTATTCAACCAGATCGGCAAGGCCCGCCACATGTTCGGCGGCGATAACCCCGTACCGCTGGTGCTGCGCACCAAGGTCGCCATGGGCTCCGGCTACGGATCGCAGCACCTGATGGATCCAGCGGGAATCTTCTCCACCAGCCCCGGCTGGCGCATCGTCGCCCCCTCCACGGCGGCAGACTACATCGGGCTGATGAACGCCGCCCTTGCCCTGCAGGACCCCGTCCTCGTGATCGAACATGTCGACCTCTACGCAGTCAAAGACCACGTGCCGGCGGAGGACCTCGACTACATCATCCCGCCGGGGCGCGCCGCAATCAGGCGCAGCGGATCGGAGCTCACAGTGATCAGCTACCTTTCGATGGTCAGGCACAGCCTCAAAGCCATCGAACAGACAGGCGTCGACGCCGAGCTCATCGATCTTCGGTGGCTCGACCGTGCGTCCATCGACTGGGATACGATCGGCGCGAGCATCAAGAAGACCAACGCAGTGCTCATCGTCGAGGAAGGCGCTCGGGGAACGGCGTACGGCGGGTGGCTGGCCGACGAGATCCAGCGGCGCTACTTCGACTGGCTGGACCAGCCGGTGGCACGAGTCACCGGCGAAGAAGCGTCGCCCAGTATCTCGCGCGTCCTCGAACGGGCTGCCATCGCCCGGACGGAAGAAATCGTCGCCGGCCTCGAGGCTGTACGCGAGGGATTCGGGGCGCGGTGA
- a CDS encoding MarR family winged helix-turn-helix transcriptional regulator translates to MGIKDDAVEVRAQGWRTLAALHGLIEAELEHALHAAAQLSVVEHTVLDALSRQDGWHMRMQQLARATALSASATTRLVNRLEDRGLLIRILCADDRRGIYTELTADGVKLLEQARPAYDAALERALTQAQGIPELAPLVNALPSLNAA, encoded by the coding sequence ATGGGTATCAAGGACGACGCCGTGGAGGTCCGCGCGCAGGGCTGGCGCACACTTGCGGCTCTGCACGGGTTGATCGAGGCGGAGCTGGAACACGCCCTGCATGCCGCGGCGCAGCTATCCGTGGTGGAGCACACCGTGCTGGACGCGCTCAGCCGCCAGGACGGCTGGCACATGCGGATGCAGCAATTGGCCCGCGCGACCGCCCTCAGTGCGAGCGCCACAACGCGGCTGGTTAACCGGCTCGAGGACCGCGGCCTGCTAATCCGGATTCTGTGCGCCGATGACCGCCGCGGAATCTACACCGAACTCACCGCGGACGGCGTTAAGTTGTTGGAGCAGGCCCGCCCCGCATATGACGCCGCTTTGGAACGCGCCCTGACCCAAGCCCAGGGCATTCCCGAGCTGGCCCCGCTGGTAAATGCACTCCCTAGCCTAAACGCCGCCTGA
- a CDS encoding MFS transporter — MPVGLIALALGGFGIGLTEFVIMGLLPEVAADFQVSEATAGWLISGYALAVVVGALLLTAAMTRFERKPVLAVLMVLFIVGNLVSALAPDYWSMMAGRIIAALSHGAFFGIGTVVAANMVAPTKKAGAIAIMFTGLTAANVLGVPFGTMLGQAAGWRSTFWAITGIGLLALVGILTLVPKTGSGDAAPGGLRSELRAFRSGQVWLSILVTVLGYGGMFGAFTYIAFTLTEVSGFSAGTVPWLLILFGVGLFIGNTLGGKAADKNVDRTLLAVLAGLVVVLVVFALTADSQPMTIASMVLLGGFGFATVPGLQMRVMKYADNAPTLASGANIGAFNVGNALGAWLGGITITAGLGYTSPIWAGAGTTLLGLAVMALAAAGAKRIKTLKHAQVPATGTEQTAPEPAVR, encoded by the coding sequence ATGCCTGTTGGCCTGATAGCACTCGCCCTTGGCGGGTTCGGGATCGGACTCACCGAGTTTGTGATCATGGGCTTGCTGCCCGAAGTTGCCGCTGACTTCCAGGTCAGCGAGGCCACCGCGGGCTGGCTGATCTCCGGCTATGCCCTCGCTGTCGTGGTCGGGGCCTTGCTCCTGACCGCAGCCATGACCCGCTTCGAGCGCAAGCCCGTGCTGGCCGTTCTGATGGTGCTCTTCATCGTCGGCAACCTCGTCTCGGCGCTGGCACCGGACTACTGGAGCATGATGGCCGGCCGCATCATCGCCGCTCTATCCCACGGCGCCTTCTTCGGCATCGGAACGGTAGTGGCCGCCAACATGGTAGCCCCCACCAAGAAGGCCGGCGCGATCGCCATCATGTTCACGGGGCTAACAGCCGCAAACGTGCTGGGTGTTCCCTTCGGAACGATGCTGGGCCAGGCGGCCGGCTGGCGCTCCACTTTTTGGGCCATCACAGGAATCGGCCTTCTGGCGCTGGTCGGCATCCTCACGCTCGTACCAAAAACGGGTTCAGGAGATGCAGCCCCTGGTGGTCTCCGAAGCGAGCTGCGCGCCTTCCGCTCAGGGCAGGTATGGCTTTCCATCCTGGTTACCGTACTCGGCTACGGCGGGATGTTCGGCGCCTTCACGTACATCGCGTTCACACTCACCGAGGTCAGCGGCTTCTCTGCCGGCACCGTGCCGTGGCTGCTGATCCTCTTCGGAGTCGGTCTCTTCATCGGTAACACGCTCGGAGGAAAGGCCGCGGACAAAAACGTGGACCGCACCCTGCTGGCCGTTCTCGCAGGCCTCGTCGTCGTGCTAGTCGTCTTCGCCTTGACAGCCGACAGCCAGCCGATGACCATCGCCTCCATGGTGCTGCTAGGCGGCTTCGGCTTCGCCACCGTCCCCGGCCTGCAGATGCGCGTCATGAAATACGCCGACAACGCCCCCACCCTGGCCTCCGGCGCCAACATCGGCGCCTTCAACGTAGGAAACGCGCTCGGCGCCTGGCTCGGCGGAATCACCATCACCGCCGGCCTAGGCTACACCTCACCCATCTGGGCCGGAGCCGGCACCACCCTCCTAGGACTCGCAGTCATGGCCCTCGCCGCAGCAGGCGCCAAACGGATCAAAACCCTCAAGCACGCCCAGGTTCCGGCCACGGGAACCGAACAGACCGCCCCAGAGCCCGCCGTCCGCTAA